The genome window GTGGTTTCGACTTGTCATCCCTGTCGTTCAAAGGGGTGAATGTCGGGTGGCACTCGCCCAATCAACTGCCGTTCTCGCCACATGACCCGGATTCGGAGGAAGGACTGGGCTTCTTCCGCAATTTCGATGGGTTCCTCGTGACCTGCGGTCTGGATCAGTACAGCAAGCCTCATGAGGCCGATGTTACGCATTACGGATATCCAAATTTCAAGACACGCCGCCTACCGCAGCACGGTCGGATCTCGTCAGAAAAGGCGCGACTGAATCGATACGGTGTCGACGTCGAGACACTGGTCATCATCTGCGAGGGAACCGTACGGCAATCAACTGTTTTCGGAGAGGTCTTGGAACTGCACCGCAAGATAACCGTGCCGGTATTCGAACCTGTCGTATTCATCGAAGACACCGTGACGAATAGAAGTTTTCGGCCATCCGACCACGCTATTTTGTACCACTTCAATGTCGGATATCCATTCTTGGACGACAGTTTGACGATAAGAGGGCTTCCAGAAGCTGTACTAACACAGATCAACTCGACCCCGCCGATCCCGCATGATGATTTCGGTGAGAAGGTGGATCATGTCGACTGCCGTGTGACTCCGCATGACATGCCAATTGTTCTTGAGAACGAGCGATGCGGTTTCTCGCTCTCCCTCACCTATGATCAACAAGCGCTCCCGAGGTTTGCTACCTGGCGTGCCTATCAGTCCGGCGTATTTGCACTTGGGATCGAACCTCGATCAGATCTTCGACCAGTCGACGGTAGCAAGCTCGGGCCTGGCGAAAGCCGTGGCTACAGGCTGCGGCTGGAGTTTCAATCCAAATGAGGGAGACGCCCAGACTACAGCTCATCGATGGAGGAGCCATGATTTCAGTCCTGTCGAAGCGGCGAGAGCGACAGGATGTTGGTGGACGGCGTTCCTCCCGCGCTGTCCACCACATGTTTGCTCGGTGCGGTTCCCCTTCGGCGTCAGGGGATCGCACATATGACCATGGGTCCCGTCAAACCGAAAGAGGGGATTAACTGTTGGGCTCTACGCTCGTCATGATCAATCTGTTCGGCGCTATCGCGCTTTTGCTGTTCGGCCTGTCATTGGTAAAGGACGGCGCCACGCGCGCGCTCGGAGCAAGGTTGAGAACGGGACTTGCGACAGGCACGCGCACGAGCCTGCGCTCCCTGCTCTCGGGTTTCCTTGCGACAGTCGCGTTGCAAAGTTCGACCGCAACGGCTCTCATGGTTTCTTCCTTTGTCGAGCGCGAACTGATCAAGCCGCGGATGGCGCAAGTCGTGCTCCTCGGTGCGAACATCGGAACAGCCGTCACGGCATGGATTGTTGCGACCGGGATCGAATGGGTATCCCCACTGCTGCTTTCGGCTGGAATCGTACTCCATCGGAGTAGGTCAGTCCCACGCCAAGGCGCCGGCGCGGCTTTGATCGGCGTCGCAATCATGCTGCTATCTCTTCATTTGCTCAGTAGCGCGACGGAACCACTTCGACATTCGCGGGCGCTTGCAGCTTTTATCGGCCTACTCGACAATGCCTTGCCGGTCGCAATGCTGCTTTCCGCGGCCATCGCATTCATTTCGTCATCTAGCCTAGCGGCCGTCATCCTTGTTCTGTCATTGGCCTCAACCGGGATGCTTTCAGGTGGCCTGACTGTCGCGCTCATTCTCGGCGCGAATCTGGGAGGTGCGATCCCGCCGGTGATTGCCACTCTGTCAGGTTCGGCCGCAGCCAAACGCGTAGCGCTTGGAAACCTAATTGTTCGAGGGATCGGCTGTCTCCTGACCCTTCCATTCGCTGAGCAGTTTGCAAATTTACTATCACTTCTGCCGCTACCCGCGTCAAAGCTTCCCGTTGATGCCCATCTTGCCTTTAATATTGCTTTGGCCGCTATAGCCTGGCCGTGCTCGCGCTTTCTATCAGCCCGGATGGCAAAAATCATCCCGGACAGGATCCAGCCGGAAAACGGACCGAAATTCCTCGATCAGGATGAACTTTCGACGCCGCTCGTTGCGCTCACCAGCGCGGCGCGGGAGGTGCTGGGCGTCGGCGATCTCGTTGAAAAAATGTTGTTGCGGGCTTCCAACGCCTTCGAACAGAATGATGCTGCGGGTTTGACTGAGCTTCCCGCGCTTGAGCGCCAGGTCGACCGAATACAACAGGAGATCAAGGTCTATCTATCCAAGCTTGGCCGCAATGGATTATCTGACGAGGAGGGCCGGCGGTCGATTGTCATAATCGACTACGCGATTAACCTCGAACATATCGGCGACATCATCGAAAAAGGCCTATTGCCTGAAGTGACTAAAAAGGTTGGTCAGGGCCTGAATTTCTCCGAGGATGGATTTGCTGAACTGCAGCAGCTGTTCCAACTCACCATCGATAATCTACGTATCGCTCAGACTATCCTGATGACCCGTGATGCGGGTCTTGCGCGACAGCTGATGGAGCGAAAGATCGATGTGCGCAGGATGGAGAAGCGATCGGCGGAGCGCCATCTTGAGCGTCTCCGGGCCGGTCGCGTCGAAAGTCTCCAGACAAGCTCCCTGCATCTCGACATTTTGCGCGACCTCAAACGGATCAACGCGCACATAACGTCGGTCGCCCATCCGATCATGGATGAGCAGGGGCTTCTCGGCGAAAGTCGCCTCCTTACTAGGATCGACCGGTAGCGGAGAAAAATTCAAGGTCTCCTGGTTAGCCACTAATATGAGAGAGAGAAGATTGCTCGGCACAAAGAACAACCCGGACCTAACATCGGTCTTGACGACAATGGTATCCGGCATCGATGCGATAGAGGTCCCCGGTCGCGGTTATCGAGCCCGGATTGCATTGGTCGGGGCGACACTTCTCGATTGGCGAACTGTCAGTGCCGATGGACAGGAAGGCGAAAGTATCGTCGACGGCTATCGGGATATCGAAGAGCTGCAATCGCAGAATGGCGTGAGGAATGGGATCCTTGCCCCGTTCAGCAACCGTATCGAAGGTGGAAAAATTCAGCTGGCTGGATCAGCCTACCAGATTTCGCCGGTCGCAGCGGTGGAGACAGCCGTCTACCATGGTTTTGCGCGCGTGCGACCGTTCAGGCTGCATAAGGTTGACTCTGATGGTGAAAACGTTCGAGCGGTATTGCGTCGTCAGGCTTTCCGAACTTTGGCAAGTTGAAGAGACGCCAATAGCGCGTCGACCGTCAAGCATCCAGAACGGGCTCTATGGGGCACGCACAAACAAACGAACGATCGAGTGAGTCTTTCACGCCCTTACAAACATACAAATATTCTAATAAATGCTCTTTTCTCTTAGGTTTACCCGCCAATATATCCTGTCAAACGCTGATATTTACAATTGATTACGGAAAATGACGAACAGATCAGGAGCGCAAAATTTAAGGCAGCCACGCTATTGACCCGGGCGATGACGTTGGACAAGCCGTTTTAATTTTGGGATGGATTGAACTTTAAAGTTGAAGGAGTCACTCAGCCGCCGGCTGCTAGAGCTTTAATGAGCTAAGCACATACGTCAGAAACCACTATTGTGCGTACAAAAGTCGCCTCAGATCACTGTCAGCCAGCAAGAGTTTCTTGCCACAACGCAACTGACGTTCCACATAAATTCCTTTCGGAAC of Agrobacterium vitis contains these proteins:
- a CDS encoding DUF4432 family protein, which translates into the protein MDMDLLRRTADLRSVADARLLTLQDGPGRGQRLIVARNGAGVGFEISVDRGFDLSSLSFKGVNVGWHSPNQLPFSPHDPDSEEGLGFFRNFDGFLVTCGLDQYSKPHEADVTHYGYPNFKTRRLPQHGRISSEKARLNRYGVDVETLVIICEGTVRQSTVFGEVLELHRKITVPVFEPVVFIEDTVTNRSFRPSDHAILYHFNVGYPFLDDSLTIRGLPEAVLTQINSTPPIPHDDFGEKVDHVDCRVTPHDMPIVLENERCGFSLSLTYDQQALPRFATWRAYQSGVFALGIEPRSDLRPVDGSKLGPGESRGYRLRLEFQSK
- a CDS encoding Na/Pi cotransporter family protein, which gives rise to MGSTLVMINLFGAIALLLFGLSLVKDGATRALGARLRTGLATGTRTSLRSLLSGFLATVALQSSTATALMVSSFVERELIKPRMAQVVLLGANIGTAVTAWIVATGIEWVSPLLLSAGIVLHRSRSVPRQGAGAALIGVAIMLLSLHLLSSATEPLRHSRALAAFIGLLDNALPVAMLLSAAIAFISSSSLAAVILVLSLASTGMLSGGLTVALILGANLGGAIPPVIATLSGSAAAKRVALGNLIVRGIGCLLTLPFAEQFANLLSLLPLPASKLPVDAHLAFNIALAAIAWPCSRFLSARMAKIIPDRIQPENGPKFLDQDELSTPLVALTSAAREVLGVGDLVEKMLLRASNAFEQNDAAGLTELPALERQVDRIQQEIKVYLSKLGRNGLSDEEGRRSIVIIDYAINLEHIGDIIEKGLLPEVTKKVGQGLNFSEDGFAELQQLFQLTIDNLRIAQTILMTRDAGLARQLMERKIDVRRMEKRSAERHLERLRAGRVESLQTSSLHLDILRDLKRINAHITSVAHPIMDEQGLLGESRLLTRIDR
- a CDS encoding aldose 1-epimerase, which produces MLGTKNNPDLTSVLTTMVSGIDAIEVPGRGYRARIALVGATLLDWRTVSADGQEGESIVDGYRDIEELQSQNGVRNGILAPFSNRIEGGKIQLAGSAYQISPVAAVETAVYHGFARVRPFRLHKVDSDGENVRAVLRRQAFRTLAS